A region of Bacillus cabrialesii DNA encodes the following proteins:
- a CDS encoding LCP family protein has product MEERLQRKKKKRRLKKWVKLTIGLFATLIIVAGSIGAYAYVKLNNASKQAHIDLNDNGQSVKRIKEFDPKKDSFTVLLLGIDSRDSKGETVDDARSDANVLVTFNRKNKTATMLSIPRDSYVNIPGYGYDKFTHAHAYGGVKLSAKTIENLLDIPVDYVIESNFDAFKDVVDELNGVSINVKNEKIVNQIKKDTKGKVVLKTGVQTLNGEEALAYVRTRKADTDFQRGQRQMEVLNAIIKKSKSLSSIPAYDDIVDSLGKNLKMNLSLNDAIGLFPFITSLTSVDNEQLTGSDIYLYSSRERKKLYYLKLDSEKLEEVKTELKNDINN; this is encoded by the coding sequence ATGGAGGAACGATTACAACGCAAGAAGAAAAAGAGACGCTTAAAAAAATGGGTTAAATTAACTATCGGTTTGTTTGCTACTCTAATTATTGTAGCTGGCTCAATAGGTGCCTATGCTTATGTAAAGTTGAACAACGCGTCAAAACAAGCACATATTGATTTAAATGACAATGGTCAATCGGTTAAACGCATCAAGGAATTTGACCCTAAAAAGGACTCATTTACTGTATTACTTTTAGGAATTGATTCAAGAGATTCCAAAGGTGAAACGGTTGACGATGCTCGAAGTGACGCTAATGTCTTAGTTACCTTTAATCGAAAAAATAAAACAGCAACAATGTTAAGTATACCGAGAGATTCTTATGTTAACATTCCTGGCTATGGATATGATAAATTTACACACGCCCATGCATATGGGGGAGTAAAACTCTCGGCAAAAACAATTGAAAACCTCCTAGATATCCCAGTAGATTATGTTATAGAAAGTAATTTTGACGCTTTTAAAGATGTGGTGGATGAATTAAATGGAGTTAGTATAAATGTAAAAAATGAAAAAATCGTTAATCAAATTAAAAAAGATACTAAAGGAAAAGTTGTGTTAAAAACTGGCGTTCAAACTCTAAACGGTGAAGAAGCTCTAGCTTATGTAAGGACACGTAAAGCTGATACAGATTTTCAACGCGGACAAAGACAAATGGAAGTCCTAAATGCTATTATAAAAAAATCTAAATCTTTAAGCTCTATACCAGCATATGATGATATCGTTGATAGTTTGGGTAAAAATTTAAAAATGAATTTATCATTAAATGATGCAATCGGTTTATTTCCTTTTATAACTTCTTTAACATCAGTTGATAATGAACAGCTTACTGGATCAGACATTTATCTCTACAGCTCTCGTGAGCGTAAAAAGCTTTATTATTTAAAACTGGATAGTGAAAAACTAGAAGAAGTCAAAACCGAACTAAAGAATGACATAAACAATTGA
- the ywtE gene encoding 5-amino-6-(5-phospho-D-ribitylamino)uracil phosphatase YwtE translates to MKCIAIDLDGTLLNKESVISAENRAAIKRAVDAGILVTICTGRATFDVKALLDDLDIPIIAANGGTIHDTGYRLISRTLMDQEAGKAIADYLLSKNIYFEVYTDDHLLSPFDGEAKLHAELDILKSANPNEQTDELWQGAMTQFKQFGIKPIPHIESVFDGSENIYKLLCFSFDMDKLKQAKEELKHHKKLAQTSSGKHIIEILPANSGKGHALTKLADIYGIETQDIYAIGDSPNDLSMFEVAGHRIAMENAIDELKEKSTFVTKSNDENGVAYFIDQLLSGQYA, encoded by the coding sequence ATGAAATGTATTGCGATTGATTTAGACGGAACATTACTGAATAAAGAAAGCGTCATTTCCGCTGAAAACAGAGCGGCGATCAAACGGGCCGTTGATGCCGGCATCCTCGTCACCATTTGCACGGGAAGAGCAACATTTGATGTAAAGGCGCTGCTGGATGACTTGGACATCCCTATCATTGCGGCAAATGGCGGAACGATCCACGACACGGGTTACCGTTTGATCAGCCGGACATTAATGGATCAGGAGGCTGGTAAAGCAATCGCTGATTACTTACTGTCAAAAAACATTTACTTTGAGGTATATACAGATGACCATCTGCTTTCTCCTTTTGATGGCGAAGCCAAGCTGCATGCGGAGCTTGATATTCTAAAGAGCGCGAATCCAAATGAACAGACGGATGAATTGTGGCAAGGAGCCATGACTCAGTTCAAGCAGTTTGGCATAAAGCCGATCCCTCATATTGAATCGGTTTTTGACGGCAGCGAAAACATTTATAAGCTTCTTTGCTTCTCCTTTGACATGGACAAGCTGAAACAAGCGAAGGAAGAGCTGAAGCATCATAAAAAACTGGCACAAACCTCTTCCGGAAAGCATATTATCGAAATCCTGCCGGCCAATTCAGGAAAAGGACACGCGCTGACAAAGCTGGCTGACATATACGGAATTGAAACACAGGATATTTATGCGATCGGCGACAGTCCGAACGATTTGTCTATGTTTGAAGTCGCAGGACATCGTATCGCCATGGAAAATGCGATCGATGAATTAAAAGAAAAAAGCACCTTCGTCACAAAAAGCAATGACGAAAATGGTGTGGCCTACTTTATTGACCAGCTTCTTTCCGGCCAATATGCATAA